A genome region from Halarchaeum grantii includes the following:
- a CDS encoding M48 family metallopeptidase: protein MFPSAHPSATAGLAVRAWGITLGLCACSLLGAAAVAATGAPLLAVVGGVGGLCVLAVAAARSGGRFAFDAGHARPLRADELRAVRRAARDVAERAGRPVPRLVVMEMDAPGAVVGYDDGRPVVAVDPLLPRVVGEPGLRALLAHELGHLGNDLYTDALRQYTPQTLGFCALWLGGLAGRGPVPATLGTLCFLALSFSEARLARWPRYALGGGVELLALAASRYANRCEEYRADAAAASLVDAATLADALYRVAAVATGENLEDVAGPVPWNADRSLRFACFATHPSVESRVERLGCEIPAWARPYEPHRDA from the coding sequence GTGTTCCCCTCCGCTCACCCGTCCGCCACCGCCGGCCTCGCCGTCCGCGCGTGGGGCATCACGCTCGGCCTCTGCGCGTGCTCGCTCCTCGGCGCCGCCGCCGTCGCCGCCACCGGCGCGCCCCTCCTCGCAGTCGTCGGTGGCGTCGGCGGCCTCTGCGTGCTCGCCGTCGCCGCCGCGCGCTCCGGCGGCCGCTTCGCGTTCGACGCCGGCCACGCGCGCCCGCTCCGCGCCGACGAACTCCGCGCGGTCCGCCGCGCCGCCCGCGACGTCGCCGAGCGCGCCGGCCGCCCCGTCCCCCGCCTCGTCGTGATGGAGATGGACGCCCCCGGCGCGGTCGTCGGCTACGACGACGGCCGGCCGGTCGTCGCCGTCGACCCGCTGCTCCCGCGCGTCGTCGGCGAGCCCGGCCTCCGCGCGCTCCTCGCGCACGAACTCGGCCACCTCGGGAACGACCTCTACACGGACGCCCTCCGCCAGTACACGCCGCAGACGCTCGGTTTCTGCGCGCTCTGGCTCGGCGGCCTCGCCGGGCGCGGGCCCGTGCCCGCGACGCTCGGTACGCTCTGCTTCCTCGCGCTCTCCTTCTCGGAGGCGCGTCTCGCGCGCTGGCCGCGCTACGCCCTCGGCGGCGGCGTCGAACTCCTCGCGCTCGCCGCGAGTCGGTACGCGAACCGCTGCGAGGAGTACCGCGCGGACGCCGCCGCCGCGTCGCTCGTGGACGCCGCGACGCTCGCGGACGCCCTCTACCGGGTCGCCGCCGTCGCCACCGGCGAGAACCTCGAGGACGTCGCGGGGCCGGTCCCGTGGAACGCCGACCGCTCGCTGCGCTTCGCGTGCTTCGCCACCCACCCGAGCGTCGAGTCGCGCGTCGAGCGCCTCGGCTGCGAGATCCCGGCGTGGGCGCGGCCGTACGAGCCACACCGCGACGCGTGA
- a CDS encoding FtsX-like permease family protein: protein MRSRLVGFAGLVGVGLRLLAGRLRSGNRRRVLLSVTGVALAVALLVVVSGISLGLASSNTVYGSGVDYWIVPESASASTMAIDVGSAQLGAAHPTSERIAGIDGVDAVTPVRTSLVRLQAGSASEYVVLLGVLPQSGVSVAGLSTAHLTPGDPYYANGSYDGEWTGELVLSEGAAGLLNATNGSAVGVAGQANASFTVADVQRASTASGAGQLPVAVVHLAESQAVTGGTASDTADQFVVATDTPAVKDDLAAVYPQSRVVASGGGGLSAIGTSKLALAIAVTAFVVAVVVGTLFVATALGLEVAADRATYATLLAIGLRTRSLAVVVATQAVAVTLLGGVLGLVLGGGGVVAANALARRYLTESAIAAYPPAVVPYGLGTAVAVGLLATPYLVWLVTRTDVLDHLATE from the coding sequence ATGCGTAGCCGCCTCGTCGGGTTCGCGGGCCTGGTCGGCGTCGGCCTCCGCCTGCTCGCCGGCCGCCTCCGATCGGGGAACCGGCGCCGCGTCCTCCTCAGCGTCACCGGCGTCGCGCTCGCGGTCGCGCTCCTCGTCGTCGTCTCCGGCATCAGCCTCGGCCTCGCGAGCAGCAACACCGTCTACGGCTCCGGCGTCGACTACTGGATCGTCCCCGAGTCCGCGTCCGCGTCGACGATGGCCATCGACGTCGGGAGCGCGCAACTCGGCGCCGCCCACCCGACGAGCGAGCGCATCGCCGGCATCGACGGCGTCGACGCCGTGACGCCCGTCCGAACGAGCCTCGTCCGCCTGCAGGCCGGGAGCGCGAGCGAGTACGTCGTCCTGCTCGGCGTCCTCCCGCAGTCCGGCGTCTCCGTCGCCGGCCTCTCGACGGCCCACCTCACTCCGGGCGACCCCTACTACGCGAACGGGAGCTACGACGGCGAGTGGACGGGCGAGCTCGTCCTCTCGGAGGGCGCGGCGGGCCTGCTGAACGCCACGAACGGCAGCGCGGTCGGCGTCGCCGGGCAGGCGAACGCGTCGTTCACCGTCGCCGACGTCCAGCGCGCGAGCACCGCGTCGGGCGCGGGCCAACTCCCCGTCGCCGTCGTCCACCTCGCCGAATCGCAGGCGGTCACGGGCGGCACCGCGAGCGACACCGCCGACCAGTTCGTCGTCGCGACGGACACGCCCGCGGTGAAGGACGACCTCGCCGCCGTCTACCCGCAGTCGCGCGTCGTCGCGAGCGGCGGCGGCGGGCTCTCCGCCATCGGCACGTCGAAACTCGCGCTCGCCATCGCGGTCACGGCGTTCGTCGTCGCCGTCGTCGTCGGAACGCTCTTCGTCGCGACCGCGCTCGGCCTCGAAGTCGCCGCCGACCGCGCGACGTACGCGACCCTGCTCGCCATCGGCCTCCGAACGCGCTCGCTCGCCGTCGTCGTCGCGACGCAGGCGGTCGCCGTCACGCTCCTCGGCGGCGTCCTCGGCCTCGTCCTCGGCGGCGGCGGCGTCGTCGCGGCGAACGCGCTCGCCCGGCGCTACCTCACGGAGAGCGCCATCGCCGCTTACCCGCCCGCCGTCGTGCCCTACGGCCTCGGGACGGCGGTCGCGGTCGGCCTGCTCGCGACCCCGTACCTCGTCTGGCTCGTCACCCGAACGGACGTCCTCGACCACCTCGCCACAGAGTAA
- a CDS encoding aldo/keto reductase, with product MTDDIDLDFVSLGETGLQTSELQFGTWRFGKETEDGDVEIGEERAYELLDAYADAGGRYIDTADVYGAGKSEEWIGNWLAERDRERYTVASKVYWQIRDGDPNSRGTNRKTVRNRIDALLERLDTDYVDVLYIHRWDDETPAREMMKTLNGLVEDGKVHYLGASCHRPDAWKVAKANEIAEREGWEPFTVAQPRYNLVDREIEGGYLEMTRDYGMGVCPWSPLGQGFLTGKYEREEGLTGDSLAAASGGFEEAYLTAENFDVLDELEAVAEEVDATPAQTALAWLMHRDGVAAPIVGARTTDQLAENLGAADIDLSDEQVERLTEAKGGPYSDI from the coding sequence ATGACGGATGACATCGACCTCGACTTCGTCTCGCTGGGCGAGACCGGCCTGCAGACGAGCGAACTCCAGTTCGGGACGTGGCGCTTCGGGAAAGAGACCGAGGACGGGGACGTCGAGATCGGCGAGGAGCGCGCGTACGAACTCCTCGACGCCTACGCCGACGCGGGCGGGCGCTACATCGACACCGCCGACGTCTACGGCGCCGGGAAGAGCGAGGAGTGGATCGGGAACTGGCTAGCGGAGCGCGACCGCGAGCGCTACACGGTCGCGTCGAAGGTCTACTGGCAGATCCGCGACGGCGACCCCAACAGTCGAGGAACGAACCGGAAGACCGTCCGGAACCGCATCGACGCCCTCCTCGAGCGCCTCGACACGGACTACGTGGACGTCCTCTACATCCACCGCTGGGACGACGAGACGCCGGCGCGCGAGATGATGAAGACGCTGAACGGCCTCGTCGAGGACGGCAAGGTCCACTACCTCGGCGCGTCCTGTCACCGCCCGGACGCGTGGAAGGTCGCGAAGGCGAACGAGATCGCCGAGCGCGAGGGCTGGGAGCCGTTCACCGTCGCGCAGCCGCGCTACAACCTCGTCGACCGCGAAATCGAGGGCGGCTACCTCGAGATGACGCGCGACTACGGGATGGGCGTCTGCCCGTGGAGCCCGCTCGGACAGGGCTTCCTCACCGGCAAGTACGAGCGCGAGGAGGGGCTCACCGGCGACTCGCTGGCCGCGGCCTCCGGCGGCTTCGAGGAGGCCTACCTCACGGCGGAGAACTTCGACGTGCTCGACGAGCTCGAAGCAGTCGCGGAGGAAGTGGACGCGACGCCCGCGCAGACCGCGCTCGCGTGGCTCATGCATCGCGACGGCGTCGCCGCGCCCATCGTCGGCGCGCGCACCACCGACCAGCTCGCCGAGAACCTCGGTGCCGCCGACATCGACCTCTCGGACGAGCAGGTCGAGCGCCTCACCGAGGCGAAGGGCGGCCCGTACAGCGACATCTAA
- a CDS encoding metal-dependent hydrolase: protein MWPWGHLALGYLCYLPYEYRARGDASTWLAVGALAVGTQFPDLVDKPLAWTVGVLPSGRSLAHSVLALVVVCGAVYLLCRHAERVVVSVAFGIGYVSHLVGDSVGHVLAGEYEYLVFLVWPLLGTPPYGDEGGFLSHFANLELTSFLAFQFALCVVALGAFLVVQYRLGRAWH from the coding sequence ATGTGGCCGTGGGGACACCTCGCGCTCGGCTATCTCTGCTATCTCCCCTACGAGTACCGCGCGCGCGGTGACGCGTCCACGTGGCTCGCGGTCGGCGCGCTCGCGGTCGGCACGCAGTTCCCGGACCTCGTGGACAAGCCGCTCGCGTGGACGGTCGGCGTGCTCCCGTCCGGACGCTCGCTCGCGCACTCGGTGCTCGCGCTCGTCGTCGTCTGCGGCGCCGTCTACCTGCTCTGCCGGCACGCCGAGCGCGTCGTCGTGAGCGTCGCGTTCGGCATCGGCTACGTCTCCCACCTCGTCGGCGACTCGGTCGGACACGTGCTCGCCGGCGAGTACGAGTACCTCGTCTTCCTCGTCTGGCCGCTCCTCGGCACGCCGCCGTACGGCGACGAGGGCGGCTTCCTCTCGCACTTCGCGAACCTCGAACTCACGTCCTTCCTCGCGTTCCAGTTCGCGCTCTGCGTCGTCGCGCTCGGCGCGTTCCTCGTCGTCCAGTACCGCCTCGGCCGCGCGTGGCACTAG
- a CDS encoding aldo/keto reductase encodes MNRVPSLGLGTWQNTDTERCAESVRTALEAGYRHVDTAQYYGNEAAVGRGIAAADVDREDVLVATKLHPEQSGLAREQVVEGVEDSLDRLGLDTIDLCYVHWPVGNYDAAETLAAFDELRDRGRIAHVGVSNFDTALLEEAMDVLDAPLVAHQAETHPLLAQDDLIEHAQANDYYHVAYSPLARGEVFDSPVLTDIAEARDVTPAQVSLAWLLSKENVCVVPKATSERHIADNRAALDLTLTADEIARIDAIEREERLVERDGAPWQD; translated from the coding sequence GTGAACAGAGTCCCCTCTCTCGGCCTCGGAACGTGGCAGAACACCGACACTGAACGCTGTGCGGAGAGCGTCCGGACCGCGCTCGAAGCGGGCTACCGGCACGTCGACACCGCGCAGTACTACGGCAACGAGGCGGCCGTCGGCCGCGGCATCGCCGCCGCCGACGTCGACCGGGAGGACGTGCTCGTCGCGACGAAACTCCACCCCGAGCAGTCCGGCCTCGCCCGCGAGCAGGTCGTCGAAGGTGTCGAGGACAGCCTCGACCGCCTCGGCCTCGACACCATCGACCTCTGTTACGTCCACTGGCCGGTCGGGAACTACGACGCCGCAGAGACGCTCGCGGCGTTCGACGAGCTCAGGGACCGCGGCCGCATCGCGCACGTCGGCGTCTCCAACTTCGATACCGCGCTCCTCGAGGAGGCGATGGACGTCCTCGACGCGCCGCTGGTCGCCCATCAGGCCGAGACGCACCCCCTCCTCGCACAGGACGACCTCATCGAGCACGCGCAGGCGAACGACTACTACCACGTCGCGTACTCGCCGCTCGCGCGCGGCGAGGTCTTCGACTCGCCCGTCCTGACGGACATCGCGGAGGCGCGCGACGTCACTCCCGCGCAAGTCAGCCTCGCGTGGCTGCTCTCGAAGGAGAACGTCTGCGTCGTCCCGAAAGCCACCTCCGAACGGCACATCGCGGACAACCGCGCCGCGCTCGACCTCACGCTCACCGCCGACGAGATCGCGCGCATCGACGCCATCGAGCGCGAGGAGCGCCTCGTCGAGCGCGACGGCGCGCCCTGGCAGGACTGA
- a CDS encoding ABC transporter permease, whose amino-acid sequence MFTRFRAAVGIALAQLRRDRTRTALAVTGVVLAVLAATLLGGVGFGVVETGQQKFDQSGRDLWMTGGPLQISPGSVGGFQPGVTDAHTLSDDLSAREDVRTAVPLSFQTVYVGANESSLSTMVAVGTPGVGGSSVRLTAGDGFTTGGRAHYAGGSYDGPMTREVILDPQTAARLGVGVNDTVHLGATVVGAREHAWRVVGISPTFRQFLGTGAATVPLSELQSMTGTAREDRAAMLTIDVVERSDPSAVEADLQQTYPNYDVRTNQEQLQAVLEQKALVIASGLTLTVLAVIAGVALTVNLLLLLVYQQRRTLAAVRAIGVSGTTLVAITAVQGLAIGIMGGAIGVALTVPLGRGLSELAAMLVGFDGLVQTPPLVLAAGGALAVVVGALSAAVAGYRVAGVDALEEL is encoded by the coding sequence ATGTTCACGAGATTCCGCGCCGCCGTCGGCATCGCTCTCGCCCAGTTGCGCCGCGACCGCACGCGCACCGCGCTCGCCGTCACCGGCGTCGTCCTCGCCGTCCTCGCCGCGACGCTGCTCGGGGGCGTCGGCTTCGGCGTCGTCGAGACCGGCCAGCAGAAGTTCGACCAGTCCGGCCGCGACCTCTGGATGACGGGCGGCCCCCTCCAGATCAGCCCGGGGAGCGTCGGCGGCTTCCAGCCCGGCGTCACGGACGCACACACCCTCTCCGACGACCTCTCGGCGCGCGAGGACGTCCGCACGGCGGTGCCGCTCTCCTTCCAGACGGTCTACGTCGGCGCGAACGAGTCGTCGCTCTCCACCATGGTCGCCGTCGGGACGCCCGGCGTCGGCGGCAGTTCGGTTCGCCTCACCGCCGGCGACGGCTTTACGACGGGGGGGCGCGCGCACTACGCGGGCGGGAGCTACGACGGCCCGATGACGCGCGAGGTCATCCTCGACCCGCAGACGGCGGCTCGCCTCGGCGTCGGCGTGAACGACACCGTCCACCTCGGTGCGACCGTCGTCGGCGCGCGCGAGCACGCGTGGCGCGTCGTCGGTATCTCGCCGACGTTCCGGCAGTTCCTCGGGACGGGCGCGGCGACGGTACCGCTCTCGGAACTCCAGTCGATGACGGGCACCGCCCGCGAGGACCGCGCCGCGATGCTCACCATCGACGTCGTCGAGCGCTCGGACCCAAGCGCCGTCGAGGCCGACCTCCAGCAGACGTACCCGAACTACGACGTGCGGACGAACCAGGAGCAACTGCAGGCCGTCCTCGAGCAGAAGGCACTCGTCATCGCGAGCGGCCTCACGCTCACCGTGCTCGCGGTCATCGCGGGCGTCGCGCTCACCGTGAACCTCCTCCTCCTCCTCGTCTACCAGCAGCGCCGTACGCTCGCCGCCGTTCGCGCTATCGGCGTCTCCGGGACGACGCTCGTCGCTATCACCGCCGTGCAGGGTCTCGCCATCGGCATCATGGGCGGGGCAATCGGCGTCGCGCTCACCGTCCCGCTCGGGCGCGGCCTGAGCGAACTCGCGGCGATGCTCGTCGGCTTCGACGGCCTCGTGCAGACGCCGCCGCTCGTCCTCGCGGCCGGCGGCGCGCTCGCCGTCGTCGTGGGCGCCCTCAGCGCCGCCGTCGCCGGCTATCGCGTTGCGGGCGTCGACGCGCTCGAAGAGCTCTAG